ccaagattacttcttttaataaacaaggaagaatcggcagagctccttttgaacttattctggatgagtactgaacttagatttgcataccatgcacgtggtgattgctttaaaccatatattgcCTTCTTAAGCTTGCAAACCATATTGCTCTCTCCTTCTCGAGGGTGTCCAGGTGGTATACTCATATACACCTCTTATTCTAGATAACCTTGTAAGAATGCattcttcacatccatttgaaacaatttccaatctttattaactgcaagagacataagaacacgaaacgtattcatctttgcaactggtgcaaaagtttctgtgtagtcttctccatatctctgagtaaaacctcttgccactaatgttgccttataacgctcaacagtttcatcacttctgtatttaattttgtacacccatctacatccaacagtcttcttcccgggaggcaacttgacaatactgtatgtattatttacatctaaggcacgtaactcattctccattggtgccctccattttggattagactttgcttcattgtagtttttaggttcttgatgactggatatagcacttagaaatgcagagtgtgaagaacctacatgatcataagttaaatgtgcttgtataggatacgcagcggaatgatatgtaaagaaatctttgtatttctCTGGAGCCTTGTTCTCACGACTTGAGGTTCTGACAATTGGTACCACTAGTTGATGATCTTGTGGAACCATAACCTCAGTTTCTGGAACTTGATGCGGCACATCTTGTAATCCTGTATTATCATCAGTAACACTAACAGTATTGTCTGAAGCTTCTTCATGAACTGCTTcattatgcacatccaacacTGCATTAGGTACGTCCACCAACTCTACCCCATCACCATTATCTCTGTGGGAATCTGTTGCAATAGGTATCTCATTAATAACTGGAAGTGGTGCCAAATctgtataacactccccctgagacCGACTGCCAGAATCACACTGAAAATAAGCCACTGTTTAATCAAACACAACATCACGAGAAATCTGTAGCTTTCTAGTGGGTGGATGATAACAAATATATCCTTTCTTTATAGATGAGTAACCAAAGAACACACACTTAGTTGCCCGTGAATCCAGTTTATCACGATGCTTAGCCTGTAAATGTACATAACAAACACAACCGAAAACTCTCAGATGAGAAATGCCAGGCTGATGATGTTTTAAAACCTCtaatggagatttgaactcaagcACGCGACTAGGCAGACGATTGATCAAGTAAGTGGCCGTCAGAGAACCATGAGACCAGAATTTCTTTGGAACATGCATCTGAATCATAAGAGCACGGGTTGTTTCCAGAATATGACGAAgtttcctttcagcaacaccattttgctgtgaAGTACCAACACAACTAGTTTGATGGATAATACCATGACTACGCAAATAACCTGGAAGAGGGCCTTTGACAAACTCAGTGCCATTATCTTATCTAAAATTTTTAACCTGTGCATCAAATTGGTTGCGTATCATACAATGAAAATCCGCAAATACCgatgaaacttcagttttggatttgagtaaatagatccatgtagcacgtgaccaatcatctataaagataacaaaatatttatacccatcataagcatcaattggagcaggaccccataaatcagaatgaattaattcaaaagGCATTGTAGCTCGAGTCACAGAGTTAGGAAATGGAAAACGAGATTGTTTAGAAAACTGGCAAACATCACAGACTTGAGACTGAACAGAAAATGTGGGAAAAATCCTAGACAAAACACGACTGGAAGGATGTCCAAGTCTTTGATGATAAAGAAACTGCGGAGTTGATCTTTGAGTGAGACATTCCATGTCACTAGAGCGTAACAGGTACAATCCATGAGAAAAGATGCCTCTACCAatcgtcttcttcgtctttcGATCCTGAAAGATGACCGAGGTAGGGGTAAATGTAACATCACAATTCAGAGAATTAGTGATTTGACCAACAGATAACAACTGAGTAGGAAACGAGGGAACAACAAGTGCATTAGATGGCGgacaatctggaaaaaaatgCACTTTCCCACTTCCCATCACAGGAGCAGTAGAGCCATTAGCAACAAACACATTTTTATGAGAGCTGCGAATAAATGCATGAACTGACGAAGGATCATTTGCCATATGATATGTAGCTCCtgaatcaataatccaaatatggcGGTTGGAAACAGGCGTAGTAAGAAAGGCTAGCAGGTTACCTGAAGTATGGTTGGCCTTGCGCTCATTCTTATTACCCAACTGGTGAAAGAAATCCTTCAACTGGTCTATAGTAAAGGATGAATTATCAACTACAGCAGCTCGAGCAAGCTTATTTTTGTCAAACTTAGCTTTAAGATGAGGATAAATATCCCAACAACGATCCTTGGTGTGACCAGTTTTATTACAATGACCACAATGAAAAACTTCTCTCTTACCCTTAGCACGAGAATTCTTGTCCTTATCAAATGGCATGGCTCTGCGTTTATCATCTCTGGAGCTCAGAAGAGCACTGGATTCAGCAGCATCCAGGTCTACAATGCTTTTAGAAACAGGATTCATAACTTTCTTACGTGTCTCTTCACGCTGCACAGTCGCACAGACACTAGACAAACTTGGCAATTCAGCACTCATGAGAATAGTGCTTCTAAGAGATTCATACTCTGATGTGAGGCTACTGAGCACATCAAAATTTTTATCCTACTCAACCCTCTTCAAGAGAATTTTGGCATCAGTTGTATGAGGACGATATGTATCCAGTTCATCCCACTTcttttttaaataaccaaaatgctcagtaaaacttttcgtaccttgtgcagcctcagcaatctcacgtttcagctcaaacacccgagcagcattattccgtaagccatacagactagcaacagacttccacaaatcctttgcagATTCTGAAAACAAGAAAATTTCAGAAATATGTGGTTCCATGGACTGGAGCAGCCACGTGCGAACCAGTTGATCATCAGCAATCCAATCTTCATACTTTGGATCTTTAGCATCTGGACAAGTATTATTCTCACCAATATACCCAGATTTTCTTTTACCCCCAAGAGCAAGAGCAGCAGCCCTAGACCAGCTGACATAATTGACATCATTCAGCAAGACAGAGGTTAAACGAAAACTAGTATTATGATCTGATTGTGCCATAGTAAACACACAGAGAAACGAAACTTGATTACAGAGAAATGGccaggatcgttaacgatcccctGATACCATGTCGTTAACTAATAGATTAAagaatgcataacttgttatgcagtcaatgttggatttgcataagatgttatgcagttaactaaaacagattaaagaagaaacacagtttaacgtggttcggctatagcctacgtccacgggagaagaatgattagggtttcttattatcaatggaggttttacaagacgtgtatatatatatatcctatacatgccacatattcgtatagatagcaacatatctagagaatattttcttgcagtgtaagccaatcataaatagagaaaccaaatattctcctttgttccaacagTAATAGTTTCAGCGCCACCAATATTATTGCCATTAAGAGGTGTGCTGATGTTGAAGAGGAGGAACACCATTATGGCCATGATTTCCTGTCATGAGTCTCTCTTCAATAGCTTCTGTAATAGTTGTTGTAAAAGTTGTTGTCAAAGCaaccatgtcttctttaagattAGCTCTGTTAATTCCCTCTTGAATCTTGGCTCTCTCGAGATTTTCCATACGTTGTTTTGTTAAAACTTCGAAAAGATCATGGATCGCATCTAACTTCCTCAGTTAATTCATTAACCGTCATGGTatacaactttttttttaatggaTAGCGGAAGacgataaagaaaaaaaaattgtctgtACCAGATGTTAGGGTTCTAAACCAAAATACTGTAACAGAATATAAGAACCCTAAGATAAAATCCTTTTTTATGGGGATTAGCCATCTCTGTTGTGTAAACAATAATGTAACTGAGTTTTGTATTGATTTATTAATGAATCCTTTACAAGCTCATGATTGAGtatttaaaacaaaactaaacTTGTTTAACAAATCTAAGCTAAAcagagtttaaataaataaggaaAGCAGCTATGGGGTTGGTATTGCAACAGATACGATGTTCATTTCAGCAAGGAATTTCTCGTCCAATACCAATAAGGTTTCTGAAGCAGGTCCTGAGAAATATGAAAAGCTTACGGTGGTGGCGATTGGTTCAACTTCGGCGATAAGTATTGCTCTTTTCAGCCAGAAACTGATCTTTGGCAGAGTAATAAACATCTTGGGATTTCCTGTCGGCAAAGAGTGAGAGATGGTGCTCCTTTTTTATATCATCTATATCTCTTAATTAAGACTCTTGAATTATAAGTTGCTATGGATCTATCATCTATGTGTATTGAGATTTTGCAATAGATATTCCTTGTGCACAAGACCCAGAATTCTTGTATCTGCAACGAGCTCGTTTGGTTCCAGTGAAAAGCATTGGAAACGCAGTTGCAAAGATACTTGTTAAGTTCAGGCCAACACAATCAGAGAATTCCCTTTTGACAAGCAAGTCGGAGCCATTTTTATCTGGGCAATGCATTTTTTGTACCATTCTTCGGTATTTGCAAGCACACCAAGTATATCAGTTCTTCTTGAGCTTGCATTTTATCAAGTTTCGACCTTGAGCTTGTCCTATTGTCAGCATGTACTGGTACTCTTTGGAATTGTCAACAAATATTTTTGGTTACTTTTAATTGATATCCCTGCTTAAGTGTTAGGGAAAGCTTGAATTGATGCCGGTGAATTACATAATTGAGAGACACAAATCCTTCAGGGAAATTTGAAACAATTTAAGAACAACATTCAAATCTGGGGCAATATGTACAAATTATTGTTAAAAACAGTCAAAGGGATGTCTATTTGCTTGCTGCATCctctatattaatcaatcatcgTCGCCATCATCACTAACATTAGCCTGAGCAACTTCAAGATTCAACCGAGAGTTGTTTTCATCTGGACCTGACACTCTATACCTGCATCTCtcaccatcatcatcacaaaCGTAAGGAGAAGCATAACAAGAAGAGATATGCCAGATTGAATATCTCTTTTCCAGAAGCGGAGGGAGTATTACTATCTGGATCATTGTATCTAAATTACATACCTCTCAAGGATGAATTTTCCGACTTTGTATTTTTGGGCCTTTTCATGTGCAAATTCCttgagagaaaaaagaagaagagtaagatcaaatcatcaaaatcacTACTACAACATCATAAGAACCAGAAGGACTACAACGTTTCAAGTTCATGTCCTAATCTTACATATTTCCAACCGACGATTGCGCCGCACCCAACACAGAATAAGTCGACCACAGTGTGCAATCCGGTTATCATCATCCGGTCTTCTTTCACTCCCACATTCACATTCACACTGTGAAATATTGAACATCATTATGAACAGAATGAGTAATGAAATTGAAATGGTTTTGGGGATACAGATAGGACTACTTACACCTTATCAAAAAGATAAGCCTTCCCATGCCTGCAAGTGAAATTCTGAACATGAAgtaccaaaacaaaaaaaaaatacatcatTTGGATTTGGATGGTGCTTAAATTCTAGTGACACTAATCATAAGACTAAATCAACCATAAGACTCCGATCATAATCCATTCATGATTAGAACCAAATTATGAAAGCCAGGAAATCAGAATTGCATGCAACAATCAAAAGATGTTAGCTCAAGACCCAAAATGAGTTCCctttaaatttcaattttcatatgAAGTAAATTACAACAATCCATGGAAACCCCACAAACAATTCGATCGAAAACTCCATGGAAACCCATTCACATTTGAGgatcggaaaaaaaaaattattttctaaaaaaggAAATAATCAATGATTGAATAACATACTCTTGAAACGATGTCCTTAACAAGGGCAAGATGGGTCTGACAGTGTTTGCAGTTATAGATCTTTCCTTCCAGATTTATCACATAAACTCTCCCCATATCTTGTCAGAGTTAATGAAAACCTTAAATCTTCGGAGAAGTTATTATTACAAAACTGAATAACCGGAATCAGGGCAAATAGCCAATAACAAGTTAACAGCAACAGAAAGGAAATCTGCAGAAAACTTTGGAGAATAAATGAGAGAATGAGACTTTTATAGATGTGGAGTCAAAAGGGAGTTTGTAAGAATGAGGACATTATTAGTTACTTTATTACTTTGTGTGGACTGTGGAGTTTCGTCCAATGAGAGaagtgaaaataaaaaacaaagttgCGTCACTTACAAGTGATTTTCTGTGTATTAAGCCCACACACGTAGATGATATGGAAATTCGGCAACCTCTAGAAATATTTCCAGTTGAATCACAATTACTATGTCAAACTGGATCATGGATTTTGTCACCGTTTTagtgttggaaattttcataaatgattTTGTCACCGTTTTGacgttggaaattttcataaatgtttgttGATATCCGGGGATCTGGGAATGGGCCCGGCTCATAGAaattttttctgattttgaatttcaaaacctaTTCCATTTTCCAGAAATGTCTACAATCGCGTCTTTTTTTATAGGGTTTCTTTGAAGAGATACCTCGGAGATGAAGAGGCATCTCCAAAAGGCATGAAATCTTCTTTGAATAGCGAAGGTTTTCTCCCATTCCAACACATAAAATTaatctgttttttcttcttctctaataacatcatcagaaccttatacagtgtgtTCTTGGTCGGATCAAGGAAGCACAATCCTTtaattcgattacggtgttagggctttattgaatcctgaaggcataattcgagaaACCTGTTGTACTCGCCAAGTTAATTGGcaaaggtcgaattattgtctaaaagaatcgaaagagacTTGAAGTCAGGGGTACACCATTCTTCTGTTTCTGTTTTAATCCTCTAGTTTAACCCAATTTTCCAACATTTGAGTCACCTCGTttgatatatatatgtttttttttggtttttgctgTCGGTGTCACTATAGTACAGTGGTAAAATCATTgtgtgatgataccagtgatttGAGTCTGAAATTTTCGAAGCCAACTAACACTAATTTTTTTtactttaccgatcaaaaataaaaaattattttgttttattttatctaCTACCTAAAATGCTCATCGTTATCATACATGACGACTCTATTTTTTCTTCATTATTTTTAGATTAGATCTAAGAGGTACAAACTCTGATGAGATTTGTAGAGAGAAATAAAGGCGCTTCATGTTGAAGATTATATACCAACAGATTTTCATTGAGCTAAACTTCGATTCATGTTTGCAGGTCAGTATCTAAACTTTGATTACATTTAATATTTCggtttttgattaatttttattttttgtttgcttttggaaagataaaaaatatttgtttgatgTTTGATCTCTTGTTTCAATCTTTTACCGTTTTTTTAAATCTTTGATTCATGTTTCGATCTGTTTTCTATATTTATAAAACTTTGATTTTGATTCTTTTAGTTTGTAGGAATGTTACAAATACCCTCCTGTTTTGTTACCGGTTTTTACTGCTTAACTCGAAAAATATAGATTGAGATAAGAATTCAGATCGTACGTAGTAggtgatgttagagcattgctcggtcgaactctcaagtgtttccatctcaagcttgttgtcaaatttagttgtcaaaaccatatcttgatttatggtctacaattagttaagtctcagatagaagtatgtagttgagaatcggtcATCACTGCATTCTACCATTTGAAgccgaagatcaaccgaagcttttggagaacttcttcaacaaaaggtaagtgaagactgaaccacctaattctcaagttatattcatcctccTATCTATAAGAcgatgtcgcatgactaattagactatcgtaagcatatcaagaattttgagtcaagtttatctcggtaattagttctcaaaatatatatgactaagcttaatgaacatctgatcatacttgatgaatttcggttaagaaaaatttattgttcataatctgaatcgtgattcaagattatcattcgaaaatagcctgaaacaatgatatgtgtcattaatgttatttgggaatgttccgaattgatttagagagaaatatagaactactgtaaatctggataca
This portion of the Papaver somniferum cultivar HN1 chromosome 11, ASM357369v1, whole genome shotgun sequence genome encodes:
- the LOC113320559 gene encoding protein yippee-like At3g55890 translates to MGRVYVINLEGKIYNCKHCQTHLALVKDIVSRNFTCRHGKAYLFDKVVNVNVGVKEDRMMITGLHTVVDLFCVGCGAIVGWKYEFAHEKAQKYKVGKFILERYRVSGPDENNSRLNLEVAQANVSDDGDDD